A window of the Molothrus ater isolate BHLD 08-10-18 breed brown headed cowbird chromosome 16, BPBGC_Mater_1.1, whole genome shotgun sequence genome harbors these coding sequences:
- the LOC118692653 gene encoding proline-rich protein HaeIII subfamily 1-like — protein MRSARAARDGSGPRSAPGPARDPPEIRPEVRPEIRPRSGPRSARDLPEVRPRSAQGPARDPPQVRPEIGPEVRPRSSRDPPQVRPEIRPRSGPRSAPGPAEVRPRSGPGSAAAGAVPARAGLCRCRSAGRGLLGETQHCRRQTSNRFWPINV, from the coding sequence ATGCGCTCAGCCCGAGCCGCTCGCGATGGCAGCGGCCCGAGATCCGCCCCAGGTCCGGCCCGAGATCCGCCCGAGATCAGGCCCGAGGTCCGGCCCGAGATCCGCCCGAGGTCCGGCCCGAGGTCCGCCCGAGATCTGCCCGAGGTCCGCCCCAGGTCCGCCCAAGGTCCGGCCCGAGATCCGCCCCAGGTCCGGCCCGAGATCGGGCCCGAGGTCCGCCCCAGGTCCTCCCGAGATCCGCCCCAGGTCCGGCCCGAGATCCGCCCGAGGTCCGGCCCGAGATCCGCCCCAGGTCCGGCCGAGGTCCGCCCCAGATCCGGCCCAggcagcgccgccgccggggctgtgccggcccgggccgggctcTGCCGGTGCCGCTCCGCCGGgcgggggctgctgggggaaaCGCAGCACTGCAGACGCCAAACAAGCAATCGATTTTGGCCAATTAATGTCTGA